Proteins from one Stenotrophomonas aracearum genomic window:
- a CDS encoding Panacea domain-containing protein, giving the protein MSYEAETIANVFLRFAREDGRGVSHMKIQKLLYFAQGHAMSLLDAELISDNCQAWDYGPVYPNVYRHLKKYGASAVRSEIVDEADAERFDPAQATAVKPFLRVVWNKYGELDALRLSELSHVTKGPWARTRRANNANYRAVIEKTLIQEYFNGLSSRVE; this is encoded by the coding sequence ATGTCATACGAAGCCGAAACCATTGCGAACGTGTTCCTTCGGTTTGCCAGGGAGGATGGACGCGGCGTAAGCCACATGAAGATCCAGAAGCTCTTGTACTTCGCGCAAGGTCACGCCATGTCGCTGCTTGATGCAGAACTGATCAGCGACAACTGCCAGGCTTGGGATTATGGTCCGGTGTACCCCAACGTTTACCGGCATCTGAAGAAGTACGGTGCGAGTGCGGTGAGGTCAGAGATCGTGGATGAAGCGGATGCAGAACGGTTCGATCCGGCTCAGGCCACGGCTGTAAAGCCATTCCTGCGTGTTGTATGGAACAAGTATGGCGAGCTCGACGCGCTGAGACTGTCTGAGCTGTCTCATGTGACTAAAGGGCCGTGGGCGAGGACGCGTCGCGCGAATAATGCGAATTACCGCGCGGTGATCGAGAAGACGCTTATTCAAGAGTACTTCAATGGCCTATCGAGTCGGGTGGAGTGA
- a CDS encoding arylsulfatase: MATKTKKDTSSVAPDDQKPNILVIWGDDIGYWNVGAYTHGMMGHTPNIDSIAKEGMLFTDHYGQPSCTAGRAAFIMGQMPIRTGMTTIGIPGSTRGIQKSDPTLAEVLKSVGYATAQFGKNHLGDRNEFLPTVHGFDEWFGNLYHLNAEEEPEELDYPGQKNPEYKKTFGPRGVLHARASDKDDASTDPKFGRVGKQKIEDTGPLTRKRMETFDQEVTDKTLEWLDRVGKSDKPFFCWFNTTAIHIHSHSPKKWIQKAVDEGRAEEDVVRAKMLEHDQQVGQLLDKLKELGIEDNTIVVYSTDNGNEMMLWPDGGYAPFRGEKGTTWEGGVRVPHLVRWPARIKAGSVSNGVQNHEDVFATLAAAAGLPDLKEKLMKGHTLGDTKFKVHLDGYNNLDHWTGDSPTSARREIYYYDETDLMAVRVDNWKMHIGVKRGGSWWDQKYYPSVPYIFNLKMDPMEKMDPQSEEWGYIGRKFFASKLWAPTAAGPFIAAHLKTLMDFPPSQGADTLSMKKALEEAQRKMENPAGSSN; this comes from the coding sequence ATGGCTACCAAGACAAAGAAAGACACAAGCTCTGTTGCGCCAGATGATCAGAAACCGAACATCCTTGTGATATGGGGTGACGATATTGGTTACTGGAACGTAGGTGCGTACACTCACGGCATGATGGGTCACACTCCGAATATTGACAGTATCGCCAAGGAGGGCATGCTGTTTACCGATCACTACGGTCAACCCAGCTGCACCGCAGGGCGCGCCGCTTTCATCATGGGGCAGATGCCTATTCGGACGGGCATGACCACCATTGGCATCCCGGGCTCCACTCGAGGCATCCAGAAGAGTGATCCCACGCTGGCTGAGGTTTTGAAATCCGTTGGGTACGCCACGGCGCAGTTCGGCAAGAACCATCTGGGCGACCGCAATGAGTTTCTGCCAACTGTGCACGGGTTCGACGAATGGTTCGGCAACCTCTATCACCTCAACGCCGAAGAAGAGCCGGAAGAGCTGGACTACCCTGGCCAGAAGAATCCTGAGTACAAGAAGACCTTTGGACCGCGAGGTGTACTGCACGCTCGCGCAAGCGACAAGGATGATGCCAGCACGGACCCGAAGTTTGGGCGCGTAGGTAAACAGAAGATCGAAGACACCGGTCCGCTGACGCGCAAGCGCATGGAAACCTTTGATCAGGAAGTAACCGATAAGACTCTGGAGTGGTTGGACCGGGTGGGCAAGAGCGACAAGCCTTTCTTCTGCTGGTTCAATACCACCGCCATCCACATTCATTCGCACAGCCCGAAGAAATGGATCCAGAAGGCAGTGGATGAGGGACGGGCCGAGGAAGATGTGGTTCGCGCAAAGATGCTGGAGCACGACCAGCAGGTAGGGCAACTCCTGGACAAGTTGAAAGAGCTGGGGATCGAAGACAACACGATCGTGGTCTACAGCACCGACAACGGTAACGAGATGATGCTATGGCCTGATGGTGGCTACGCACCTTTCCGAGGTGAGAAAGGAACTACCTGGGAAGGCGGAGTGAGGGTTCCGCATTTGGTGAGGTGGCCCGCTCGCATCAAAGCTGGCTCCGTTTCCAACGGTGTGCAGAATCATGAAGACGTCTTCGCCACGCTGGCGGCGGCGGCCGGCCTGCCGGACCTGAAGGAAAAGCTGATGAAGGGCCACACTCTCGGCGACACCAAGTTCAAGGTGCATTTGGATGGCTACAACAACCTTGATCACTGGACCGGTGATTCACCCACCTCTGCGCGCCGAGAGATCTACTACTACGACGAAACCGACCTCATGGCGGTCCGCGTGGATAACTGGAAGATGCACATCGGCGTGAAGCGAGGCGGGAGCTGGTGGGACCAGAAGTATTACCCATCGGTGCCGTATATCTTCAATCTAAAGATGGATCCCATGGAGAAGATGGACCCGCAATCCGAGGAGTGGGGTTACATCGGCCGTAAGTTCTTCGCCTCGAAGCTGTGGGCCCCAACGGCTGCCGGCCCGTTCATCGCCGCACACCTGAAGACGCTGATGGATTTTCCGCCTTCCCAAGGCGCCGATACCCTCAGTATGAAGAAGGCGCTGGAGGAGGCACAGCGCAAGATGGAGAACCCAGCTGGCAGCAGCAACTGA
- a CDS encoding BLUF domain-containing protein — translation MPLRALAYCSQALPGLTLDQIDDLAKDAAAHNAIAGVTGVLLTDGKRFLQYIEGPEEGVSLAYSRIINATSHLGIVELGRTEGGQRRFPYWSMRWLPVETEDLRIAELSDWRGLRSSDEVTIDQVTTGVERVARLVNPYVGVVPLDTGPRSGPLP, via the coding sequence ATGCCTCTACGCGCACTTGCGTACTGCAGCCAGGCTTTACCCGGGCTGACCTTGGACCAGATTGATGACCTTGCCAAAGATGCAGCTGCTCATAACGCAATCGCGGGCGTTACAGGGGTATTGCTCACGGACGGGAAGAGGTTTCTTCAGTACATTGAGGGACCAGAGGAAGGGGTCTCCCTGGCCTATTCCCGGATCATCAACGCGACCAGCCATCTGGGCATCGTAGAGCTAGGCCGCACCGAAGGTGGCCAGAGGCGTTTCCCCTACTGGTCCATGCGCTGGTTGCCGGTCGAAACCGAAGATCTCCGTATCGCAGAGTTGAGCGACTGGCGGGGCCTGCGCAGCAGCGACGAAGTGACTATTGACCAGGTTACAACCGGGGTTGAGCGCGTCGCCAGACTGGTGAATCCCTATGTCGGGGTGGTGCCACTCGACACTGGACCGAGGAGTGGCCCACTGCCGTGA
- a CDS encoding SOS response-associated peptidase family protein, with product MPDIHGGYYGWSVSPVDQKKDPWFTHADQTLWAAGLWEDASALLGRNNLGTFTVITGDSSGVPADIHARMPVWLQPGQAYSWMRADTSDAMAMLLASEPPAMKAYRVSRSGNTHVTMPSSCCSRSIGAPASGGKKGRYGGVPVCRSIGNFLDGHRKQVT from the coding sequence TTGCCTGATATCCACGGCGGCTACTACGGTTGGTCGGTCAGTCCGGTCGACCAGAAGAAGGACCCATGGTTTACCCATGCCGACCAGACGCTGTGGGCGGCGGGGCTCTGGGAAGACGCGAGCGCTCTGCTCGGGCGTAACAACCTGGGCACCTTCACCGTCATCACAGGCGACAGCAGCGGGGTGCCGGCAGACATCCACGCGCGGATGCCTGTGTGGCTTCAACCTGGCCAGGCCTACTCATGGATGCGGGCTGACACCAGCGACGCCATGGCGATGCTGCTGGCCAGCGAGCCGCCGGCAATGAAGGCCTATCGGGTCAGCCGTTCGGGCAACACCCACGTAACAATGCCGAGCAGCTGCTGCAGCCGGTCGATTGGGGCGCCGGCGAGTGGAGGTAAGAAGGGACGCTATGGCGGGGTGCCAGTTTGCCGCTCAATAGGTAATTTTTTGGATGGCCACCGGAAACAGGTAACTTAG
- a CDS encoding AAA family ATPase, with translation MLTKIDRIEGTGLFAAAGPSTDFERVTLVFGENGRGKSTLAAVLRSCAENNGELLRARITLGQETAQRAVLSFKTGAADVSQATLDAGAWDRPIPGLVVFDAEFVARNVYAGQEISSDQRASLLDFSLGEDAVATRVQHDSYTEPLRLANGELRTATAVIDTARGSIPLNAYRELPNVPDVDARLQEAQRTLQAALAIGAVRARPVGADLLAPTFNIENLFLILRKNLPIVEAEAEARVKEHIAGNARHGFEAWISSGLDFVNGDACPFCESNIAGSKLIAAYRAHFNEEYRTLKSQAADLVRGVQTRTDANQIDRLEREFQVSQAQQEQWREHLDIRPTTLDSNMLREKYKSLHDLLVPLATAKSHAPLEAFGSLEHEANARALWAELLAIVDATNAQIKCNREAIAAYKAGLENSNVDQIRSSITTLSATKVRHSPAGIAQLVALEKAVAEKARLTAEKDAARVKLDTLMTQTLDQYGERINQLLHDFGAQIRVRNLGISFRGAQNRPRTDYGLEVRGAPILLTNDQGPNFGNSLSEGDKRALAFAFFMARVLSNAGLAERTVVIDDPMCSLDRHRRATTLRVLKRLALACRQLILIAHDIWFLRDFDDGLEKMPKAHRPRRAYAKISRIAGNLSSFEALDIADECRSPYQRNLTDVLNFALGADNGAGKELVAKSLRPLIEGYIHRRFPLNVPRNRNLGDVLKLIRDAGTGDPLHALGDKLEELQALNDYTIPFMHVEGEPAPDLSQIEEGELAAYSERAVRVVYG, from the coding sequence ATGCTGACCAAGATTGATCGCATTGAGGGCACCGGTCTGTTCGCGGCCGCAGGCCCAAGTACAGACTTCGAACGGGTGACGCTCGTGTTCGGGGAGAACGGCAGAGGGAAGTCCACCTTGGCCGCCGTTCTTCGATCATGTGCGGAGAACAACGGCGAGCTCCTTCGGGCTCGGATCACGCTAGGGCAGGAAACCGCACAGCGAGCGGTGCTCTCCTTTAAGACAGGTGCCGCTGATGTGTCCCAGGCGACGCTGGACGCCGGCGCGTGGGATCGACCCATACCGGGTTTAGTCGTCTTCGACGCGGAGTTTGTGGCTAGGAATGTGTACGCCGGCCAGGAGATATCCTCCGATCAACGCGCGAGCCTCCTCGACTTCTCACTTGGCGAGGATGCGGTAGCAACCAGGGTGCAACATGACAGCTACACCGAGCCCCTGCGCCTGGCGAATGGTGAACTACGAACCGCGACAGCGGTTATTGACACGGCGCGGGGCTCGATCCCCCTGAACGCATATCGCGAGCTACCAAACGTCCCCGACGTCGATGCTCGGCTGCAGGAAGCGCAACGCACTCTTCAGGCCGCCTTAGCGATTGGTGCCGTTCGCGCACGACCGGTCGGCGCGGATCTTCTCGCACCCACCTTCAACATCGAGAACCTGTTTCTGATTCTCCGCAAGAACCTGCCCATCGTTGAGGCGGAAGCAGAAGCAAGGGTCAAAGAACATATCGCGGGAAACGCACGCCATGGATTTGAGGCTTGGATCAGTTCTGGCCTGGACTTCGTAAATGGAGACGCTTGTCCGTTCTGCGAGAGCAACATAGCCGGCTCAAAGCTGATCGCCGCGTATCGCGCCCATTTCAATGAAGAGTATCGGACACTGAAGTCCCAGGCAGCGGATCTTGTGCGCGGCGTTCAAACTCGAACGGATGCGAATCAGATCGACCGCCTAGAGCGCGAATTTCAGGTAAGCCAAGCGCAACAGGAACAGTGGCGTGAGCACCTTGACATACGTCCTACTACGCTTGATTCAAACATGCTTAGGGAGAAGTACAAGTCACTTCACGACCTCCTTGTTCCTCTAGCCACAGCGAAGTCACATGCCCCGCTAGAGGCCTTCGGATCGCTGGAGCACGAGGCTAACGCTCGCGCTCTCTGGGCAGAGCTTCTCGCGATAGTCGATGCCACGAACGCTCAAATCAAGTGCAATAGGGAGGCCATTGCGGCCTACAAGGCAGGCCTAGAGAACTCGAACGTCGATCAGATTCGCTCTTCAATCACAACACTGTCCGCAACTAAGGTCAGGCACAGTCCGGCTGGCATAGCACAACTGGTTGCACTCGAAAAGGCCGTGGCAGAGAAGGCGCGTTTGACGGCAGAAAAAGATGCTGCTCGCGTAAAACTAGATACGTTGATGACCCAAACGCTTGATCAGTATGGGGAGCGAATCAATCAACTTCTGCACGACTTCGGCGCTCAAATTCGAGTTCGGAACCTTGGAATCAGCTTTCGCGGAGCGCAGAATCGACCGCGAACCGACTATGGTCTGGAAGTTCGCGGCGCTCCGATTCTCCTGACCAACGATCAAGGGCCCAACTTCGGCAACTCACTTAGCGAAGGGGACAAGCGAGCTCTAGCATTCGCATTCTTCATGGCGAGAGTGCTTAGCAACGCTGGCCTTGCGGAACGCACGGTAGTGATAGACGATCCAATGTGCAGCCTCGACCGTCATCGCCGGGCCACCACACTCAGAGTACTGAAGCGGCTTGCGCTGGCGTGCCGGCAGTTGATCCTAATAGCTCATGACATCTGGTTCTTGCGGGATTTCGACGATGGTCTGGAAAAGATGCCTAAAGCGCATAGACCTCGCCGCGCCTACGCCAAGATATCCAGAATCGCAGGTAACCTGTCATCTTTCGAAGCTCTTGATATCGCTGACGAATGCAGGAGTCCGTATCAAAGAAACCTGACCGACGTCCTTAACTTTGCCCTAGGAGCGGACAACGGCGCCGGCAAAGAACTGGTGGCAAAGTCGTTGAGGCCTTTGATCGAAGGCTACATCCACCGACGTTTCCCTTTGAACGTTCCGAGAAACAGGAACCTTGGGGACGTCCTAAAGTTGATCCGGGACGCCGGAACGGGAGATCCACTGCACGCTTTGGGGGACAAACTCGAAGAGCTACAGGCTCTGAACGATTACACTATTCCCTTCATGCACGTGGAGGGAGAGCCGGCCCCGGATCTTTCCCAAATCGAAGAGGGTGAACTCGCTGCGTACTCAGAGCGAGCCGTCAGGGTTGTCTACGGATAA